In Pseudohongiella acticola, the sequence CAGGGCTTTATTACGGCCATGAAAGTGCTGGACCGTGGCCGCCTGCATATCGCCGGCTTCAGCGTGGGCATCGCCGAGCGGCTGATTGATGACGCGCTGCACTATGCCATTGAACGCAAGCAGTTCGGCAAACCCATTGCCGAGCACCAGCTCATCCAGGCGATGCTGGCCGACTCCAAAACCGAAAGCTATGCCGCCAAATGCATGGTGCTGGATGCTGCTCGCATGCGTGACGAGAACAAAAACGTCAGCACTGAATCAGCCGCCTGCAAACTGTTCGCCACCGAAATGGTCGGCCGTGTGGCTGACCGCGCGGTGCAGATCCACGGCGGCGCGGGTTACATCTCGGAATATGCGGTTGAGCGCTTCTACCGAGATGTGCGCTTATTCCGTCTGTATGAGGGCACCAGCCAGATCCAGCAGATCATCATCGCCCGCAACATGATCAAGGATGCTTCCTGACGCCTGAAATTCCAGCCGACCGCTGTTCAGTGGCAGCCGGCTTCCGGAATCAGCGTGACGCTCCTCCGCTGGCTAGCGTCGCTCGCTGTCCCACTACTCCCGAAATCCTCGCTCACGGCAAGTAGTACAAGGGACGACCGGGCTGAAAGTGGATAGAGAGCATAATGTCGCAGGAATGCACTAGCCCAGCGGGTGGCGGGTGCTAACTTGAGGAGCGTATGCGACCCTTGGCAGGTTTTTGCTCCTGCAAAACCTGCATTCCCGTCATCCATGGCGGTCAGACGGTTGCCGCATCCGAGCCCCCCATGGATGGGTTCACGGGCGTCTCCGAAAGGCAGCACCCGCCGCCCGCTGGGCGGTCTCCACAACGACACTAATATCCTCCTTCCCCTTTACAGGCAACACGCTTTAACCAGCAAAATCAGCGCTGGAACGGCAAAAAACGCAAAATTCACTTGTATTTCAGCCAAAAATCCATAAACTGCGTTCCCTCTGTCACTTCTCGAATTTTAAGCCCTCGGGATGTCAGACCATCATTGATAAATTTACCACGCATGGTGTGGAGGCTTATAGCCCGACGAATACTGTCTAGTTACAGCAAAACGCAGGTTAATAAGTTCACCGCCATCTTTTTTTGGGGCCCGGATTATGAGCACAATCTCCTCCATTAAAGAGTCTCTCAAACCAACCGACACCAGCGCGAACGAGAGTGAATGGCCGACTTTCACCGGTGCGCCGGCGGACGACGCGAAAGATCACTTTATACACCGCAATGGTCTGGAATTTGCCGGCACACATTTGCTGATAGACTTTTGGGGTGCAGAGAATCTGACCGACCTCGACACCATGGAAAAAGCATTCCGTGACTGCGTAGATCACTGTGGCGCGACACTGCTGCACATTCATATGCACCACTTTACGCCTAACGGCGGCATTTCCGGCGTCGCCGTGCTGGCAGAGTCACACATCAGCGTGCACACCTGGCCAGAACGTGGCTATGCCGCTTTTGATATTTTTATGTGTGGCGATGCGCAACCCGAAAAAGCGGTCCCCATCCTCAAGGAAGCGTTTCACCCGACCCGCGTGACCGTTGGTGAACAGCTGCGCGGCCTGACCGAACCGGAAAGCGACGAGTAAGCACAGAACCCGTTGTTCATAATGCCTGGGCGCCCGCCGGCGCACAGGCTTCCCCAGCCCGGCTCATAGCCCTTTAACCGCAACAACTGCCTCGCAGCCACAGGAGACGCCTGATGTCAGCTCGTGATTGGACAGAAACACTCTATTCAGGCTATGGCCAATCATTCACTGTCGACGAAGTGCTGTTCGAGCATAAAACCGACCATCAGCACCTGATGATCTTCAATAACCGGCAGTTCGGCCGCGTCATGGCACTCGACGGTATCGTCCAGACCACCGAGCGGGACGAATTCATTTACCACGAAATGCTCACGCATGTGCCCCTGATGGCGCACGGCAATGCCCGCCGGGTGCTGATTATCGGCGGTGGCGACGGCGGCATCCTGCGTGAAGTCTGCCGACATCCTTCGGTAGAACACGTGACTCAGGTGGAAATAGACCAGGCCGTCATCGACATGGCTCGCGAATACCTTCCCGCTCACAGCGACGGTGCCTATGACGACCCCCGTGCCAATATTGTCATCGGCGACGGCTTTGATTTTGTGCAAAAAACCGATCAGCGCTTTGATGTCATCATCTCTGACTCAACCGACCCGCAAGGGCCAGGGGAGATCCTGTTTAGCAAGGATTTTTATGCCGGCTGTCAACGCTGCCTGAACCCGGGTGGCATTCTGGTCACCCAGAATGGCGTGGTTTTCATGCAAACAGATGAAGTTACCAACACCGCTGCACGGCTCAATCGCCTATACAAAGACTGGCATTTCTATGGCGCCGCGGTCCCCACCTATGTCGGCGGCATCATGACCTTTGCCTGGGCCAGCGACGACCCGGGCCTGCGCCGCACTGACCTCGCTACGCTGCAGAAACGCTGGCAGGCCAGCGCCATTCGCAGTCGCTACTACACCCCGGAATTACACCACGCCGCTTTCGCCCTGCCCCAGTACGTGCTGGACCAGTTGGCGCCGCTGAAACAGGCCTGACTCCAGGGCTGCCATCACATCGACCCGACTTGACAAGCAACCCGTTGTATACCCAATATGAGGCGCTGACTGGGACTTTGCGCGGGGCTTGCAACACTGTGACACGTCTGAAAAAACTACTGGTCATT encodes:
- the speE gene encoding polyamine aminopropyltransferase is translated as MSARDWTETLYSGYGQSFTVDEVLFEHKTDHQHLMIFNNRQFGRVMALDGIVQTTERDEFIYHEMLTHVPLMAHGNARRVLIIGGGDGGILREVCRHPSVEHVTQVEIDQAVIDMAREYLPAHSDGAYDDPRANIVIGDGFDFVQKTDQRFDVIISDSTDPQGPGEILFSKDFYAGCQRCLNPGGILVTQNGVVFMQTDEVTNTAARLNRLYKDWHFYGAAVPTYVGGIMTFAWASDDPGLRRTDLATLQKRWQASAIRSRYYTPELHHAAFALPQYVLDQLAPLKQA
- the speD gene encoding adenosylmethionine decarboxylase; translation: MSTISSIKESLKPTDTSANESEWPTFTGAPADDAKDHFIHRNGLEFAGTHLLIDFWGAENLTDLDTMEKAFRDCVDHCGATLLHIHMHHFTPNGGISGVAVLAESHISVHTWPERGYAAFDIFMCGDAQPEKAVPILKEAFHPTRVTVGEQLRGLTEPESDE